In Planctomycetia bacterium, a single window of DNA contains:
- a CDS encoding DUF1080 domain-containing protein: MFARRWSIAFVFAGALCGAGQLFADVPSEEEKGEGFVSLFNGESLDGWIGDTEGYAVEDGAIVCIPDRGGNVFTKGEYADFVLRFEFKMEPGANSGLGIRAPTDQGDVAYTGMELQILDDGHETYKDIRPYQAHGSVYGIVAAKRGHLKPAGEWNEQEVTCVGRKVKVVLNGETIVDADLDEATKDGTLDHQEHPGVKRTTGHIGFLGHGAKVEFRNLRVKEAK, translated from the coding sequence ATGTTTGCCCGTCGTTGGTCGATTGCGTTCGTTTTCGCTGGCGCGCTATGCGGCGCGGGGCAACTCTTCGCCGACGTTCCCAGCGAGGAGGAGAAGGGGGAAGGCTTTGTGAGCCTGTTCAATGGAGAATCGCTCGACGGTTGGATCGGCGACACCGAGGGCTATGCCGTGGAAGACGGCGCGATCGTTTGCATTCCGGATCGCGGCGGAAATGTGTTCACGAAGGGCGAATATGCGGATTTCGTGCTGCGATTCGAGTTCAAAATGGAGCCTGGCGCGAACAGCGGCCTTGGTATTCGAGCGCCGACCGATCAAGGGGACGTCGCTTATACCGGCATGGAATTGCAGATCCTGGACGACGGGCACGAGACGTATAAGGACATCCGTCCGTACCAGGCGCACGGTTCGGTGTATGGCATCGTCGCGGCGAAGCGCGGCCATTTGAAGCCGGCCGGCGAATGGAACGAGCAGGAAGTGACCTGCGTGGGCCGCAAGGTCAAGGTCGTGCTGAACGGCGAGACGATCGTCGATGCGGATCTCGACGAAGCCACGAAAGATGGGACGCTCGACCACCAAGAGCACCCCGGCGTCAAACGCACGACGGGGCACATTGGGTTTCTGGGGCACGGAGCGAAGGTGGAGTTTCGGAACCTGCGGGTGAAGGAAGCGAAGTAG
- a CDS encoding zinc ribbon domain-containing protein, which translates to MPISVTCPNGHHLKVKEKYAGQTGLCPHCQSRVLVPSLDEDAVLDFLGPAPPPPPPEDDPDSMPVYHEPARPSGASSIMSGTHIHGSSILMRKTKVCPKCKHQIAAKFDLCPHCGLYFTNWDEIERRLHLRCPSCAAEHPIGTQNCTECGTSLSDAPSVPPAHK; encoded by the coding sequence ATGCCGATCTCAGTCACATGTCCCAACGGCCATCACCTGAAGGTGAAGGAAAAGTACGCGGGGCAAACGGGCCTGTGCCCGCATTGCCAATCGCGTGTGCTGGTCCCTTCGTTGGATGAAGACGCCGTCCTGGATTTCCTGGGGCCGGCGCCGCCGCCGCCTCCGCCAGAGGACGACCCGGACTCGATGCCGGTGTACCACGAGCCTGCGCGGCCGAGCGGCGCGAGCAGCATCATGAGCGGGACGCACATCCACGGCTCGTCGATTTTGATGCGGAAGACGAAGGTCTGCCCCAAGTGCAAGCATCAAATCGCGGCGAAGTTCGATCTCTGTCCGCATTGCGGGCTGTATTTCACGAACTGGGACGAGATTGAACGCCGATTGCACCTGCGTTGCCCGAGTTGTGCGGCCGAGCATCCGATCGGGACGCAAAACTGCACGGAGTGCGGGACTTCGTTGAGCGATGCGCCGAGCGTTCCGCCAGCGCATAAGTGA